CGCTTGTACATCCCGCGAGACCTGCTACTCCCGCGGCACCTATTCCCTTGAGGAACTTCCTCCTATCTGTGTCACGTGCCATACTTGGTACTATATCCCACACTACATATAAATAAACATCCCTCATTCGCTCCTGGTTCTCGCTGTCAGAACCGGAACCTCCGAGGTACGTATGACTGTCTCAGCAGTGCTTCCGAGGAGGAGCCTTCCTATGCCCTTTCTGCCGTGTGTCCCCCTCGCTATTAGGTCGATACCGTGTTCCCGTGAGTAATCGGTTATCTCACGTCCGGGGACTCCCATCACAACATCAGTCACGACCTCTGTCTCTTCATCTTCCTCTATCTCGCCGGCGACCTCGCGCGTGGCTCTCTCGCCCTCCTCCTCAAGTGCGGTGACCACGTCGGGTATCACTCCAGTCGAGCTTCCTATACGTATGTCTATGACATAGACGACGTGTACAGTCGAGCCGTACATACGTGCGATACCCGCGGCGTTCTCAACCGCCGCCTTCGACCCCGGACTTCCGTCTGTCGGAACGAGTATACTGTCGTAGACGTAGGACGACTCGTCTTTCCCCCGTGACGGAACAGTGAAGACGGGAACCTCGGATCTACGGACGGTCTTAGCCGCGTTACTCCCGAGAAGGAGTCTCTCGAAGCCCGTCCTCCCGTGGGTTCCCATGACTATGAGGTCGATCGCCTCGTCCTCGACGTAGTCGAGAACGACATCGTGGACTGAGCCGTAGGTGACGACTTCCACGGTCTCGACCCCTCTCTCGGACGCAGTCTCCGAGACCGACTCGACCGCTTCTCTTCCCTCCTCCTCGACTATGTCTCTCTGTCTCTCGACTGACTCGTTGCCCGCCGAGACGTACTCGTGTGTCTCGACGGCGTTGAGGACGTGTAGCTCCGAGCCGAACCTCTCAGCTATACGTACTGCGTGTCTCGCGGCTTCGTCGGCACAGTCGCTTCCGTCGGTGGGTATGAGTATCCTGTCGTACATGCTTACTTACCTCAGACTCTCCTCGAACCAGTTCGCCGCCGTCTCGGCGACTTCTTCGAGTTCACCCTCTCCCTCGAAGAGATGTCCCGCGCCTTCGACCACATGTAGCTCCTTCTCACAGCCTAGGCTCTCGTATATCTCACGGTTGAGTTCGAGTACCTGTGTGTCGGCTCCTCCGACTATCAGGAGGGTCGGCGACTCGACCTCGTCTATGACCTCCTCGGCGAGGTCGACACGTCCGCCTCTCGACACCACCGCGCCTATATCTGTCCCCAGACGCGCGGCTCCCCTGAGTGCCGAAGCCGCACCTGTGCTCGAACCGAAGTAGCCGACGTCGAGGTCTCCGGTCTCGTCTCTCTCGCCGAGCCATTCGGTGACCGAGACGAGCCTGTCGGTAAGTAGAGGTATGTCGAACCTGTTCTCTCTCTTTCTGTCCTCCTCTTCCGTCAGGAGGTCGAAGAGGAGTGTTCCGAGATCCCTCTCGCGCAGAACCTCGGCGACGTACTTGTTGCGCGGGCTCTTACGGCTGCTTCCGCTTCCGTGTGCGAATACGACGACCGACTCGGCTCCGTCAGGGAGTATTAGCTCGCCTTCGAGTTCGACACCGTCGGCTGGGATCTCCACGAGCATGGTGACTGTCTAAAGACTCAGGGGTTAAAGTTGTTTGTCACCTATATATACTTCAATCTCGAAGGTTTAGCTCGGCTATGGCATTCGACGACAGGACAGACGCCGGGAGACAGCTCGCCGAGGCTCTTGAAGAGAGAGAAATAGACGCCGACATAGTCCTCGCGATACCTCGTGGAGGTCTCCCTCTCGGACGAGAGGTCGCTGACGCGCTCGGCGTTCCTCTCGATATCGTAGTGGCGAAGAAGATGGGCGCACCCCACAACCCCGAGCTTGCGATAGGATCAGTAGCGAGCGACGGGTCTGTATGGCTCAACGAGAGCTTGATAGAGGATCTGGGTGTCGACGACGACTACATAGAAGACGAGACACAACGCGTCGCCGAGAAGGCGAGACAGAAGCTCGAAAAGTACAGGGGAGACCGTGAAGCCCCCGACCTCGAAGGCAAGACCGTCGTAATAGTCGATGACGGCGTTGCGACGGGTGCGACTGCGATACCGTGTATCAGACACGTCAAGAAGGCGGGAGCCGAGAAGACTGTTCTCGCGGTTCCGGTTGGGTCACCTGACACCGTCGAGAGACTCGGGGACGAGGCTGACAAGGTCGTCGCAGTTGAGACTCCGGCGAGTTTCAGAGCCGTGGGTCAGTTCTACTCGTCTTTCAGACAGGTCACTGACGACGAGGCAAGGGAGTACCTTGAATACTGATACTAATGTCGCTCCAAGACACCGTGGCTGCGGCACGTCAGAACTCGGCTCGGCTCACCCAGACTAATATAGACCGTCTCGTCGACGAGATAGGCGACGCTAACTACGTCCTACTCGGCGAGGCGTCACACGGCACCTCCGAGTACTACGTCTGGAGGTCGCGCATAACCGCTAAGCTCATAGACGAGAAGGGCTTCTCGTTCGTGGGGGTCGAGGGCGACTGGCCCGACTGTTACAGAATAAACCGTTACGTCAGCGGCGAGACCGACAAAGACGCATACGACGTTCTCTCGGAGTTCGAACGCTGGCCTCAGTGGATGTGGGCTAACTGGGAGGTTCACGAGTTCGTCGACTGGCTCAGGAGGTACAACGCGAAACACGACACAGACGTCGGCTTCTACGGACTCGACGTCTACAGTCTCTTCGACTCGATGGAACGCGTGGTCGAGTACCTCGAAGACGTCGACCCCGAGGCGGCGGAAGAAGCCAGGAAGGCGTACGCGTGTTTCGAGCCCTACTCCGAGAACGCTAGGGAGTACTCGCGTTCCCTCAGGATGGTTCCCGAGACGTGTGAGGACGAGGTTGTCGAGATACTCTCACATCTCGAAGAGAGACAGTCGGAGTACGTAGGTAGGAACCACGAGTCGTTCTTCGACGCCGAACAGAACGCCCTGGTAGCCAAGAAGGCGGAGGAGTACTACAGATCTCTCACGAGAGGAGGAAAGGAGTCGTGGAACGTCCGTGACAGACACATGACGGAGACCGCCGAACGTCTCGTCGACTACCACTCCGAGGACGAAGACGCCAATGCCAAGGCGGTGATCTGGGCTCACAACACACACGTCGGCGACGCGAGGGCTACCGACATGCCCGACAGAGGCAGGATAAACCTCGGACAGCTTATACGTGAGAGAAACCCCGACGAAGACGTCGAGGTCGTGGGATTCGGCTCTCACCACGGCGACGTCATTGCCTCCTCAAGCTGGGGAGAGACCTGGAAGGAGATGGCTGTTCCCAAGGCGAAACAGGACAGCTACGAGGACGTCTTCTACGAGGCGGGAGGCGACTTCATACTTGACACCGACTCTCACGTCTTCGACGAGGAGAGGGGACATAGAGCGATAGGCGTAGTCTACAATCCGCGCAGGGAGGCGGGCAACTACGTCCCGACGAGCCTATCGAACCGTTACGACTACTTCGTCTTCCTGGGTGAGACCGACTCACTCAACCCCATAAGGACGGAGGAGACCGAGGAGTACGAGCCCGAGACCTATCCGTGGGGGTCTGAGGCTACATATCCTATGTAAGGTAACATATACTATATATAATTATGACGTAACCTATATAATAGGCTCCGTACAACGACTCGGTGATGCCCTCCGTAGTCGAGCCTCCGAAGTTCGAGAAGGTCGAACAGGTACATTTCGAGCCGGGATACTGGAACAACGTGTACGTCGTGGGCGATGTCCACGGCTGTTTCGACGAGATGAAGAAGCTTCTCCGGAAGTTAGACGTATCCGACGACGAACTCGTCGTCTTCGTGGGTGATCTCATAAGAAAAGGTCCCGACAGCCCGAAGGTAATCGAGACGGTCAAGTCGAACGACAACTTCGTGAGTGTCCGCGGGAACAACGAGGAGAAGGTAATAAGAGGCAAGGCGTCCGTCGACGACGAGACAGACACCGAGTACATATCTACTATGCCCGCGGTCGTGTCGTGGGGGTCTTCTGTCGCCGTACACGGTGGGATAGATCCGTCCTTGCCTCCCGAACAGCACCGTCTCAGTACGTTACAGAGTATGAGATCCGTAGACGGCGGAGGCTACGACGGCGAACTCTGGTTCGAGAACTACGACGGCGACTACCGCGTCTTCTTCGGACACACGGTTCTCAGATCTCCTGTCGAAACAGACTCGGCTGTGGGTCTCGACACGGGCTGTGTCTACGGCGGCGAGCTAACCGCTTACGACACCGGCGAGTCAAGGTTCGTGTCTGTCCCCGCCGAATCTGAGTACAGATCGAGACGCGACGACAAGGTGGTCTCTACGTCTGACATATGACTGACACGGACACGGAAACGGACACACAGAAGGAGACGGAATACAGCTGTCCAGTCGAGGGATGTGACTTCTCGTCGGACAACGTAGGCTCCGTCAAGGGTCATCTATCTCGGAAGGAGACTGACGGTCATAAAGGTCTAACAGCCAAGGCTGGAACGGGTGACACGGTCGAGGTCGTAGGGGAGCCGAGAACTGAGACAGACGAGTCCGACGAGGCTCTCAACGGATCGGACTCCGAAAACACCGAGGAAAGCCGACCGACGGAGACAAAGCCCAGCCTCGAAGACCCCGACTACTACCTCAACAGGGAGCTGAGCGAACTTGAGTTCCAGAGACGTGTCCTCCATGAAGCCGTCGACGACAGAAACCCTCTACTCGAACGCGTGAGATTCCTGTCGATATTCACGAGGAACATGGACGAGTTCTTCATGAAGAGGGTCGGTGGTCTCAAACAGCAGATAGCCGCGGGTGTGACCGAGCTAACTCCCGACGGAATGACTCCTCAAGAACAGCTAGACGCCATACTCGAACAGTCGCGTGAGATGTTCGAGAGACAGTCCGACTGTTACAGAGACTGCGTCCTCCCCGAACTCACGGAGGAGGGGGTGGAAGTACTCGATTACGACGACCTCTCCGACGCCGAGAGGAGGCGTATGAGACAGAGGTTCAAGGAAGAGATACTCCCGGTTCTGACTCCCCTGACGTTCGACCCCGCACATCCTTTCCCATTCATATCCAACCTCTCTCTTTCACTCGGTGTCCTCACGAAGGGCGAAGACGACGAGGAGCCCGTCTTCTCACGTATCAAGATACCGAAGAACAGACCCCGTTTACTCGAAGTCGAATCCGAAGGCGAGGACGAGAACCGCGACGGAGACACGAGGTTCGTCCTCATCGAGGACGTCATAGCCGACAGCCTCGACCTGATCTTCCCCTCCGTCGAGATCGTCGACTGTTCGAGCTTCCGTGTCACGCGGAACGCCGAGGTCAAACGTAACGAGGAGGTCGCCGAGGATCTCATAGAGATGATAGAGGAGGTTCTGCGGGAGAGACGTTTCGCGACAGTCGTCCGTCTCGAAGTCGAGGAGGGAACCCCCGACGCGATACTCGATGTCCTCACCCAACAGCTCGAAGTCGACGAAGACGAGGTATTCGAGCTACAGCCACCTCTCGACATGGGCGACCTCTCGAGGCTTACCGAGGTCGAAAGACCCGACCTGAGCCTCGAAGCCTGGACTCCTCAGCCACATCCGCGTCTCTTGGGCGACGGCAGCGTCTTCGACGAGATAAGGTCTAAGGACATACTACTCCACCATCCCTACCACTCCTTCGAGGGGACTGTACAGCGTTTTCTCGACGAGGCGGCTTCCGATCCCGA
The window above is part of the Candidatus Afararchaeum irisae genome. Proteins encoded here:
- a CDS encoding universal stress protein is translated as MYDRILIPTDGSDCADEAARHAVRIAERFGSELHVLNAVETHEYVSAGNESVERQRDIVEEEGREAVESVSETASERGVETVEVVTYGSVHDVVLDYVEDEAIDLIVMGTHGRTGFERLLLGSNAAKTVRRSEVPVFTVPSRGKDESSYVYDSILVPTDGSPGSKAAVENAAGIARMYGSTVHVVYVIDIRIGSSTGVIPDVVTALEEEGERATREVAGEIEEDEETEVVTDVVMGVPGREITDYSREHGIDLIARGTHGRKGIGRLLLGSTAETVIRTSEVPVLTARTRSE
- a CDS encoding dienelactone hydrolase family protein, with the translated sequence MLVEIPADGVELEGELILPDGAESVVVFAHGSGSSRKSPRNKYVAEVLRERDLGTLLFDLLTEEEDRKRENRFDIPLLTDRLVSVTEWLGERDETGDLDVGYFGSSTGAASALRGAARLGTDIGAVVSRGGRVDLAEEVIDEVESPTLLIVGGADTQVLELNREIYESLGCEKELHVVEGAGHLFEGEGELEEVAETAANWFEESLR
- a CDS encoding phosphoribosyltransferase; translated protein: MAFDDRTDAGRQLAEALEEREIDADIVLAIPRGGLPLGREVADALGVPLDIVVAKKMGAPHNPELAIGSVASDGSVWLNESLIEDLGVDDDYIEDETQRVAEKARQKLEKYRGDREAPDLEGKTVVIVDDGVATGATAIPCIRHVKKAGAEKTVLAVPVGSPDTVERLGDEADKVVAVETPASFRAVGQFYSSFRQVTDDEAREYLEY
- a CDS encoding erythromycin esterase family protein, with protein sequence MSLQDTVAAARQNSARLTQTNIDRLVDEIGDANYVLLGEASHGTSEYYVWRSRITAKLIDEKGFSFVGVEGDWPDCYRINRYVSGETDKDAYDVLSEFERWPQWMWANWEVHEFVDWLRRYNAKHDTDVGFYGLDVYSLFDSMERVVEYLEDVDPEAAEEARKAYACFEPYSENAREYSRSLRMVPETCEDEVVEILSHLEERQSEYVGRNHESFFDAEQNALVAKKAEEYYRSLTRGGKESWNVRDRHMTETAERLVDYHSEDEDANAKAVIWAHNTHVGDARATDMPDRGRINLGQLIRERNPDEDVEVVGFGSHHGDVIASSSWGETWKEMAVPKAKQDSYEDVFYEAGGDFILDTDSHVFDEERGHRAIGVVYNPRREAGNYVPTSLSNRYDYFVFLGETDSLNPIRTEETEEYEPETYPWGSEATYPM
- a CDS encoding metallophosphoesterase family protein; amino-acid sequence: MPSVVEPPKFEKVEQVHFEPGYWNNVYVVGDVHGCFDEMKKLLRKLDVSDDELVVFVGDLIRKGPDSPKVIETVKSNDNFVSVRGNNEEKVIRGKASVDDETDTEYISTMPAVVSWGSSVAVHGGIDPSLPPEQHRLSTLQSMRSVDGGGYDGELWFENYDGDYRVFFGHTVLRSPVETDSAVGLDTGCVYGGELTAYDTGESRFVSVPAESEYRSRRDDKVVSTSDI
- the ppk1 gene encoding polyphosphate kinase 1, which translates into the protein MTDTDTETDTQKETEYSCPVEGCDFSSDNVGSVKGHLSRKETDGHKGLTAKAGTGDTVEVVGEPRTETDESDEALNGSDSENTEESRPTETKPSLEDPDYYLNRELSELEFQRRVLHEAVDDRNPLLERVRFLSIFTRNMDEFFMKRVGGLKQQIAAGVTELTPDGMTPQEQLDAILEQSREMFERQSDCYRDCVLPELTEEGVEVLDYDDLSDAERRRMRQRFKEEILPVLTPLTFDPAHPFPFISNLSLSLGVLTKGEDDEEPVFSRIKIPKNRPRLLEVESEGEDENRDGDTRFVLIEDVIADSLDLIFPSVEIVDCSSFRVTRNAEVKRNEEVAEDLIEMIEEVLRERRFATVVRLEVEEGTPDAILDVLTQQLEVDEDEVFELQPPLDMGDLSRLTEVERPDLSLEAWTPQPHPRLLGDGSVFDEIRSKDILLHHPYHSFEGTVQRFLDEAASDPDVLAIKLAIYRTAPDSKVIESIIQAAKNGKQVAVMVELKARFDEENNLRWVEQLEEEGIHVAYGTLGYKTHTKTALAVRDESDGVRIYSHVATGNYHSETAKGYTDLGLLTADEEIGHDVMKLFNFFTGHSHHDDYDELLVAPGNMRERFSDLIRNEADVARRGGDARIVAKMNRLEDPEIVRLLYEASVAGVEIELVVRDICRLRPGIEGVSDNIEVTSIVGRFLEHSRIFRFENDDPGYYIGSADWMTRNLDSRVEAVTPIHDSDLQSQLDEILRIALSDNTKSWEMKPDGSYVQNTPDGDQAVNSQEALMEKTRHEVEETRRRMLDSV